A stretch of the Gracilinanus agilis isolate LMUSP501 chromosome 4, AgileGrace, whole genome shotgun sequence genome encodes the following:
- the TBCC gene encoding tubulin-specific chaperone C — translation MEASDGAASAASTASAVPVDKPAANGDMGRPRRGLGLVPERLQKREQERLLEVERRKQERQNQTVEEENSDFFAAAFAREREAVERLLGCADQEAPGPGADPAQLDEAASRLQALQKLLNDAVLYLAPYDLRLGQEALARLQGALAERRQELQPKKRFAFKSRRKDPAASAPSPAASAPPPEKPPQLQQPPPQPTPPLLGGVLVPSVSGFSNRESETLQMQAKELHQRDILLTGLTDCTIRLYGNPNTLRLTKARGCTVLCGPVSTSVFLEDCVGCVLAVACQQLRTHTTRDTRIFLQVTSRAIVEDCSGVQFAPYTWSYPGIDQDFEGSGLDRNKNNWRDVDDFNWLARGVASPNWSILPEEERIIQWD, via the coding sequence atggaGGCCTCAGACGGTGCGGCTTCAGCCGCGTCCACCGCTTCGGCTGTTCCTGTGGACAAGCCGGCAGCTAACGGAGACATGGGCCGGCCCCGGCGTGGTCTGGGCCTGGTCCCCGAGCGGCTCCAGAAGCGCGAACAGGAGCGGCTGTTGGAGGTGGAGCGGCGGAAGCAGGAGCGGCAGAACCAGACGGTGGAGGAGGAGAACAGCGACTTCTTCGCGGCCGCCTTCGCCCGCGAGCGGGAGGCCGTGGAGCGGCTGCTGGGGTGCGCGGACCAGGAGGCGCCGGGCCCGGGCGCGGACCCCGCGCAGCTGGACGAGGCGGCCTCGCGGCTGCAGGCGCTCCAAAAGCTGCTTAACGACGCCGTGCTCTACCTGGCGCCTTATGACTTGCGGCTGGGTCAAGAGGCGCTGGCGCGACTGCAGGGGGCTTTAGCCGAGCGGCGCCAGGAGCTGCAGCCCAAGAAGCGTTTCGCCTTTAAGTCCCGCCGGAAGGACCCCGCCGCCTCGGCCCCTAGCCCGGCAGCCTCGGCCCCACCGCCAGAAAAGCCGCCGCAGCTGCAGCAGCCACCGCCCCAGCCCACGCCCCCGCTGTTAGGCGGGGTCCTAGTCCCCTCAGTCTCTGGCTTCTCCAATCGAGAGTCGGAGACCCTGCAGATGCAGGCGAAGGAGCTGCACCAGCGCGACATACTCCTGACGGGGCTGACGGACTGCACGATCCGGCTGTACGGGAACCCCAACACGCTGCGGCTGACCAAAGCCCGGGGCTGCACGGTGCTCTGCGGGCCTGTCTCCACCTCGGTGTTCCTGGAGGACTGCGTCGGCTGCGTCCTGGCTGTGGCCTGTCAGCAGCTCCGCACGCACACTACCCGAGACACTCGCATCTTCCTACAAGTGACCAGCCGGGCCATAGTAGAGGACTGCAGCGGTGTCCAGTTCGCCCCGTATACTTGGAGCTACCCGGGGATCGACCAGGACTTTGAGGGGTCTGGGCTAGACAGGAACAAAAACAACTGGAGGGATGTTGACGATTTCAATTGGTTGGCCCGAGGTGTGGCCTCCCCGAACTGGAGTATTCTTCCAGAAGAGGAGAGGATAATCCAGTGGGACTGA